gtgtgtccagtggtgACAGAGGAGGAGCTTACTTTCGCTCTAAACGAGGGAGAGGAGATAACCACACCCCCTGCGGCCGCCCAGAAGCAGTTCTCGACCAGTGGCCAGCCAGAGAACGTCAGCTCCACcaatggacagacagagacagaatcaGAGAACGACCCCCTCAACTACAGTATGGAGGAGACCAAGTAAGACCCGCCCCTCACAACGTTACACACCTTTAACCCTGTCTCCTAAACCCTGTCTCCTAAACCCTGTCTCCTAACCCTCTACAGTAAGATCCGGGAACAGTTGGGGATGAAGCCTATTCCTAGAGACAAGTTCTCCTCCCCATCACCTCGACCTACAGCTAGGAAGGTAACAGACACTCCTCTGCTACCCAGACGGCACTCCTCTGCTACCCAGACGACTCCTCTGCTACCAGACGACACTCCTCTGCTACCCAGACGGCACTCCTCTGCTACCCAGACGGCACTCCTCTGCTACCCAGACGGCACTCCTCTGCTACCCAGAACGGCACTCCTCTGCTACCCAGACCGACAGCTCTCTCTGCTACCCAGACGGCACTCCTCTGCTACCCAGACGGCACTCCTTGCTACCCAGACGGACCCTCTGCTACCCAGACGGCACTCCTCTGCTACCCAGACGGCACTCCTCTGCTACCCAGACGGCACTCCTCTGCTACCCAGACGGCACTCCTCTGCTACCCAGACGGCACTCCTTACAGAGCGCGGTGGCTTCTTTTATTCTCCTAGCAGAGCGTGGCTATCTATTCTCTAGCAGAGCGTGGCTTTACTATTCTCCTAGCAGGAGGCGTGGCTATCTATTCCCTAGCGGAGCGTGGCTATCTATTCCCTAGCAGCGCGTGGCTATCTATTTTCTCTAGCGGAGCGTGGCTATCTATTCTCTACAGCNNNNNNNNNNNNNNNNNNNNNNNNNNNNNNNNNNNNNNNNNNNNNNNNNNNNNNNNNNNNNNNNNNNNNNNNNNNNNNNNNNNNNNNNNNNNNNNNNNNNNNNNNNNNNNNNNNNNNNNNNNNNNNNNNNNNNNNNNNNNNNNNNNNNNNNNNNNNNNNNNNNNNNNNNNNNNNNNNNNNNNNNNNNNNNNNNNNNNNNNNNNNNNNNNNNNNNNNNNNNNNNNNNNNNNNNNNNNNNNNNNNNNNNNNNNNNNNNNNNNNNNNNNNNNNNNNNNNNNNNNNNNNNNNNNNNNNNNNNNNNNNNNNNNNNNNNNNNNNNNNNNNNNNNNNNNNNNNNNNNNNNNNNNNNNNNNNNNNNNNNNNNNNNNNNNNNNNNNNNNNNNNNNNNNNNNNNNNNNNNNNNNNNNNNNNNNNNNNNNNNNNNNNNNNNNNNNNNNNNNNNNNNNNNNNNNNNNNNNNNNNNNNNNNNNNNNNNNNNNNNNNNNNNNNNNNNNNNNNNNNNNNNNNNNNNNNNNNNNNNNNNNNNNNNNNNNNNNNNNNNNNNNNNNNNNNNNNNNNNNNNNNNNNNNNNNNNNNNNNNNNNNNNNNNNNNNNNNNNNNNNNNNNNNNNNNNNNNNNNNNNNNNNNNNNNNNNNNNNNNNNNNNNNNNNNNNNNNNNNNNNNNNNNNNNNNNNNNNNNNNNNNNNNNNNNNNNNNNNNNNNNNNNNNNNNNNNNNNNNNNNNNNNNNNNNNNNNNNNNNNNNNNNNNNNNNNNNNNNNNNNNNNNNNNNNNNNNNNNNNNNNNNNNNNNNNNNNNNNNNNNNNNNNNNNNNNNNNNNNNNNNNNNNNNNNNNNNNNNNNNNNNNNNNNNNNNNNNNNNNNNNNNNNNNNNNNNNNNNNNNNNNNNNNNNNNNNNNNNNNNNNNNNNNNNNNNNNNNNNNNNNNNNNNNNNNNNNNNNNNNNNNNNNNNNNNNNNNNNNNNNNNNNNNNNNNNNNNNNNNNNNNNNNNNNNNNNNNNNNNNNNNNNNNNNNNNNNNNNNNNNNNNNNNNNNNNNNNNNNNNNNNNNNNNNNNNNNNNNNNNNNNNNNNNNNNNNNNNNNNNNNNNNNNNNNNNNNNNNNNNNNNNNNNNNNNNNNNNNNNNNNNNNNNNNNNNNNNNNNNNNNNNNNNNNNNNNNNNNNNNNNNNNNNNNNNNNNNNNNNNNNNNNNNNNNNNNNNNNNNNNNNNNNNNNNNNNNNNNNNNNNNNNNNNNNNNNNNNNNNNNNNNNNNNNNNNNNNNNNNNNNNNNNNNNNNNNNNNNNNNNNNNNNNNNNNNNNNNNNNNNNNNNNNNNNNNNNNNNNNNNNNNNNNNNNNNNNNNNNNNNNNNNNNNNNNNNNNNNNNNNNNNNNNNNNNNNNNNNNNNNNNNNNNNNNNNNNNNNNNNNNNNNNNNNNNNNNNNNNNNNNNNNNNNNNNNNNNNNNNNNNNNNNNNNNNNNNNNNNNNNNNNNNNNNNNNNNNNNNNNNNNNNNNNNNNNNNNNNNNNNNNNNNNNNNNNNNNNNNNNNNNNNNNNNNNNNNNNNNNNNNNNNNNNNNNNNNNNNNNNNNNNNNNNNNNNNNNNNNNNNNNNNNNNNNNNNNNNNNNNNNNNNNNNNNNNNNNNNNNNNNNNNNNNNNNNNNNNNNNNNNNNNNNNNNNNNNNNNNNNNNNNNNNNNNNNNNNNNNNNNNNNNNNNNNNNNNNNNNNNNNNNNNNNNNNNNNNNNNNNNNNNNNNNNNNNNNNNNNNNNNNNNNNNNNNNNNNNNNNNNNNNNNNNNNNNNNNNNNNNNNNNNNNNNNNNNNNNNNNNNNNNNNNNNNNNNNNNNNNNNNNNNNNNNNNNNNNNNNNNNNNNNNNNNNNNNNNNNNNNNNNNNNNNNNNNNNNNNNNNNNNNNNNNNNNNNNNNNNNNNNNNNNNNNNNNNNNNNNNNNNNNNNNNNNNNNNNNNNNNNNNNNNNNNNNNNNNNNNNNNNNNNNNNNNNNNNNNNNNNNNNNNNNNNNNNNNNNNNNNNNNNNNNNNNNNNNNNNNNNNNNNNNNNNNNNNNNNNNNNNNNNNNNNNNNNNNNNNNNNNNNNNNNNNNNNNNNNNNNNNNNNNNNNNNNNNNNNNNNNNNNNNNNNNNNNNNNNNNNNNNNNNNNNNNNNNNNNNNNNNNNNNNNNNNNNNNNNNNNNNNNNNNNNNNNNNNNNNNNNNNNNNNNNNNNNNNNNNNNNNNNNNNNNNNNNNNNNNNNNNNNNNNNNNNNNNNNNNNNNNNNNNNNNNNNNNNNNNNNNNNNNNNNNNNNNNNNNNNNNNNNNNNNNNNNNNNNNNNNNNNNNNNNNNNNNNNNNNNNNNNNNNNNNNNNNNNNNNNNNNNNNNNNNNNNNNNNNNNNNNNNNNNNNNNNNNNNNNNNNNNNNNNNNNNNNNNNNNNNNNNNNNNNNNNNNNNNNNNNNNNNNNNNNNNNNNNNNNNNNNNNNNNNNNNNNNNNNNNNNNNNNNNNNNNNNNNNNNNNNNNNNNNNNNNNNNNNNNNNNNNNNNNNNNNNNNNNNNNNNNNNNNNNNNNNNNNNNNNNNNNNNNNNNNNNNNNNNNNNNNNNNNNNNNNNNNNNNNNNNNNNNNNNNNNNNNNNNNNNNNNNNNNNNNNNNNNNNNNNNNNNNNNNNNNNNNNNNNNNNNNNNNNNNNNNNNNNNNNNNNNNNNNNNNNNNNNNNNNNNNNNNNNNNNNNNNNNNNNNNNNNNNNNNNNNNNNNNNNNNNNNNNNNNNNNNNNNNNNNNNNNNNNNNNNNNNNNNNNNNNNNNNNNNNNNNNNNNNNNNNNNNNNNNNNNNNNNNNNNNNNNNNNNNNNNNNNNNNNNNNNNNNNNNNNNNNNNNNNNNNNNNNNNNNNNNNNNNNNNNNNNNNNNNNNNNNNNNNNNNNNNNNNNNNNNNNNNNNNNNNNNNNNNNNNNNNNNNNNNNNNNNNNNNNNNNNNNNNNNNNNNNNNNNNNNNNNNNNNNNNNNNNNNNNNNNNNNNNNNNNNNNNNNNNNNNNNNNNNNNNNNNNNNNNNNNNNNNNNNNNNNNNNNNNNNNNNNNNNNNNNNNNNNNNNNNNNNNNNNNNNNNNNNNNNNNNNNNNNNNNNNNNNNNNNNNNNNNNNNNNNNNNNNNNNNNNNNNNNNNNNNNNNNNNNNNNNNNNNNNNNNNNNNNNNNNNNNNNNNNNNNNNNNNNNNNNNNNNNNNNNNNNNNNNNNNNNNNNNNNNNNNNNNNNNNNNNNNNNNNNNNNNNNNNNNNNNNNNNNNNNNNNNNNNNNNNNNNNNNNNNNNNNNNNNNNNNNNNNNNNNNNNNNNNNNNNNNNNNNNNNNNNNNNNNNNNNNNNNNNNNNNNNNNNNNNNNNNNNNNNNNNNNNNNNNNNNNNNNNNNNNNNNNNNNNNNNNNNNNNNNNNNNNNNNNNNNNNNNNNNNNNNNNNNNNNNNNNNNNNNNNNNNNNNNNNNNNNNNNNNNNNNNNNNNNNNNNNNNNNNNNNNNNNNNNNNNNNNNNNNNNNNNNNNNNNNNNNNNNNNNNNNNNNNNNNNNNNNNNNNNNNNNNNNNNNNNNNNNNNNNNNNNNNNNNNNNNNNNNNNNNNNNNNNNNNNNNNNNNNNNNNNNNNNNNNNNNNNNNNNNNNNNNNNNNNNNNNNNNNNNNNNNNNNNNNNNNNNNNNNNNNNNNNNNNNNNNNNNNNNNNNNNNNNNNNNNNNNNNNNNNNNNNNNNNNNNNNNNNNNNNNNNNNNNNNNNNNNNNNNNNNNNNNNNNNNNNNNNNNNNNNNNNNNNNNNNNNNNNNNNNNNNNNNNNNNNNNNNNNNNNNNNNNNNNNNNNNNNNNNNNNNNNNNNNNNNNNNNNNNNNNNNNNNNNNNNNNNNNNNNNNNNNNNNNNNNNNNNNNNNNNNNNNNNNNNNNNNNNNNNNNNNNNNNNNNNNNNNNNNNNNNNNNNNNNNNNNNNNNNNNNNNNNNNNNNNNNNNNNNNNNNNNNNNNNNNNNNNNNNNNNNNNNNNNNNNNNNNNNNNNNNNNNNNNNNNNNNNNNNNNNNNNNNNNNNNNNNNNNNNNNNNNNNNNNNNNNNNNNNNNNNNNNNNNNNNNNNNNNNNNNNNNNNNNNNNNNNNNNNNNNNNNNNNNNNNNNNNNNNNNNNNNNNNNNNNNNNNNNNNNNNNNNNNNNNNNNNNNNNNNNNNNNNNNNNNNNNNNNNNNNNNNNNNNNNNNNNNNNNNNNNNNNNNNNNNNNNNNNNNNNNNNNNNNNNNNNNNNNNNNNNNNNNNNNNNNNNNNNNNNNNNNNNNNNNNNNNNNNNNNNNNNNNNNNNNNNNNNNNNNNNNNNNNNNNNNNNNNNNNNNNNNNNNNNNNNNNNNNNNNNNNNNNNNNNNNNNNNNNNNNNNNNNNNNNNNNNNNNNNNNNNNNNNNNNNNNNNNNNNNNNNNNNNNNNNNNNNNNNNNNNNNNNNNNNNNNNNNNNNNNNNNNNNNNNNNNNNNNNNNNNNNNNNNNNNNNNNNNNNNNNNNNNNNNNNNNNNNNNNNNNNNNNNNNNNNNNNNNNNNNNNNNNNNNNNNNNNNNNNNNNNNNNNNNNNNNNNNNNNNNNNNNNNNNNNNNNNNNNNNNNNNNNNNNNNNNNNNNNNNNNNNNNNNNNNNNNNNNNNNNNNNNNNNNNNNNNNNNNNNNNNNNNNNNNNNNNNNNNNNNNNNNNNNNNNNNNNNNNNNNNNNNNNNNNNNNNNNNNNNNNNNNNNNNNNNNNNNNNNNNNNNNNNNNNNNNNNNNNNNNNNNNNNNNNNNNNNNNNNNNNNNNNNNNNNNNNNNNNNNNNNNNNNNNNNNNNNNNNNNNNNNNNNNNNNNNNNNNNNNNNNNNNNNNNNNNNNNNNNNNNNNNNNNNNNNNNNNNNNNNNNNNNNNNNNNNNNNNNNNNNNNNNNNNNNNNNNNNNNNNNNNNNNNNNNNNNNNNNNNNNNNNNNNNNNNNNNNNNNNNNNNNNNNNNNNNNNNNNNNNNNNNNNNNNNNNNNNNNNNNNNNNNNNNNNNNNNNNNNNNNNNNNNNNNNNNNNNNNNNNNNNNNNNNNNNNNNNNNNNNNNNNNNNNNNNNNNNNNNNNNNNNNNNNNNNNNNNNNNNNNNNNNNNNNNNNNNNNNNNNNNNNNNNNNNNNNNNNNNNNNNNNNNNNNNNNNNNNNNNNNNNNNNNNNNNNNNNNNNNNNNNNNNNNNNNNNNNNNNNNNNNNNNNNNNNNNNNNNNNNNNNNNNNNNNNNNNNNNNNNNNNNNNNNNNNNNNNNNNNNNNNNNNNNNNNNNNNNNNNNNNNNNNNNNNNNNNNNNNNNNNNNNNNNNNNNNNNNNNNNNNNNNNNNNNNNNNNNNNNNNNNNNNNNNNNNNNNNNNNNNNNNNNNNNNNNNNNNNNNNNNNNNNNNNNNNNNNNNNNNNNNNNNNNNNNNNNNNNNNNNNNNNNNNNNNNNNNNNNNNNNNNNNNNNNNNNNNNNNNNNNNNNNNNNNNNNNNNNNNNNNNNNNNNNNNNNNNNNNNNNNNNNNNNNNNNNNNNNNNNNNNNNNNNNNNNNNNNNNNNNNNNGAGCGTGGCTATCTATTCCCTAGCGGAGCGTGGGTATCTATTCCATAGCAGAGCGTGGCTATCTATTCTCTAGCAGAGCGTGGCTATCTATTCCCTAGCAGAGCGTGGCTATCTATTCTCTAGCGGAGCGTGGCTATCTATTCTCTAGCGGAGCGTGGCTATCTATTCCCTAGCAGCGCGTGGCTATCTATTCTCTAGCGGAGCGTGGCTATCTATTCTCTAGCAGCATGTATTCTGTCTGCCTTTTCTTAATCAGTGAATGAGTGTTTTTGCAAACTGCTTTGTGTAAATAGACtgcaatgcatttttttttttactaaatttAAGAGTTGACAACATACATGCATGCAACAGTTTATACACACTGAACCAAAacata
The Salvelinus sp. IW2-2015 unplaced genomic scaffold, ASM291031v2 Un_scaffold3655, whole genome shotgun sequence genome window above contains:
- the cfap410 gene encoding cilia and flagella associated protein 410; translation: MKLTRKLVLAKAKASDLDSVKKLNCWGCNLTDVSMLVYSQFLYTHIEVLTLSVNSILSLSSLSGCVCLSELYLRRNLIPSLSELSHLRPLTRLRVLWLAENPCCGTDPSQYRLNVLRCLPRLHKLDNQVVTEEELTFALNEGEEITTPPAAAQKQFSTSGQPENVSSTNGQTETESENDPLNYSMEETNKIREQLGMKPIPRDKFSSPSPRPTARKVTDTPLLPRRHSSATQTTPLLPDDTPLLPRRHSSATQTALLCYPDGTPLLPRTALLCYPDRQLSLLPRRHSSATQTALLATQTDPLLPRRHSSATQTALLCYPDGTPLLPRRHSSATQTALLTERGGFFYSPSRAWLSIL